The following are from one region of the Methanoculleus caldifontis genome:
- the nikR gene encoding nickel-responsive transcriptional regulator NikR, translating to MSGDTELSRIGISLPKNLLDKFDEILNLRGYSSRSEGIRDSIRSYITHYQWISDVKGERQGVITLVYDHDQRGLLQTLTEIQHQYAGNIQASLHSHVTHNRCLEVILVRGDGTILKDITERLMAQKGVEAVKLTTIPIEG from the coding sequence ATGTCAGGTGATACCGAACTTTCACGTATCGGGATCTCTCTACCCAAGAATCTTCTCGATAAATTCGACGAGATCCTGAACCTCCGGGGATACTCCTCCCGTTCGGAAGGGATACGGGACTCAATACGGAGTTACATCACTCATTACCAGTGGATATCCGACGTCAAAGGGGAGCGCCAGGGCGTCATCACCCTGGTCTACGACCACGACCAGCGGGGTCTGCTCCAGACGCTCACCGAGATCCAGCACCAGTATGCCGGCAACATTCAGGCATCCCTCCACTCGCACGTGACTCACAACAGGTGTCTTGAGGTTATTCTGGTCCGGGGGGACGGGACCATACTCAAGGATATCACGGAACGGCTGATGGCACAAAAAGGTGTCGAGGCGGTGAAACTCACCACCATACCGATCGAGGGTTAG
- the spt4 gene encoding transcription elongation factor subunit Spt4 yields MVVRAKKTKAVKVCRECHRVVEGEACVICGTSNLSEDWAGYLVIIDPEHSEIAKKMKITLPGRYALKVR; encoded by the coding sequence ATGGTCGTGCGGGCGAAGAAAACGAAAGCGGTCAAGGTCTGCCGCGAATGCCACCGCGTCGTCGAGGGGGAAGCCTGCGTCATCTGCGGCACCTCGAACCTGAGCGAGGACTGGGCCGGTTACCTGGTCATCATCGATCCCGAGCACTCGGAGATCGCGAAGAAGATGAAGATCACCCTTCCCGGCCGGTACGCGCTGAAGGTCCGCTGA
- a CDS encoding YcaO-related McrA-glycine thioamidation protein, which translates to MAITIRPVEKLYFDGTHRSRSPEETRAAVEPLMGEIGVTEIVDVTPLDRLGIPVYTALRPGAARGGVRAHAGKGREPIHARVSAMMEALERYCAEYRGDRMEYATYEEIGPGRAVHPEDLIVPRELVQGEKLHWTPGWDILNDEEVYLPSNAVFHPYDSLGMAVPFFRSDTNGLASGNVVEEAILHALFEVIERDALSIAERNRNLGRRLTIERASPAREVLDRFEENGIAIHLWLLDGKTGIPTVAAAADDTVTKDPAMLVIGSGTHLSPEIAALRALTEVAQSRGSYLQGGRTDPGRELVLRKAGYDRLKRINRMWFADAETLDIAGVPDASTPRFDLDIRRVLEEVGPHTDRVCVCDLSRTAVPVVRVVMPGFEVSYMDPDRKRSAQG; encoded by the coding sequence ATGGCAATCACGATTCGCCCCGTAGAGAAGTTGTACTTTGATGGAACGCACCGTTCCCGGTCCCCTGAAGAGACCCGCGCCGCAGTGGAGCCGCTGATGGGGGAGATCGGGGTTACGGAGATCGTGGACGTCACGCCTCTGGACCGTCTCGGGATCCCGGTCTATACGGCACTCCGGCCGGGGGCCGCCCGGGGAGGAGTCCGTGCCCACGCCGGGAAGGGCAGGGAGCCGATCCATGCCCGGGTCTCGGCGATGATGGAGGCGCTCGAGCGTTACTGCGCCGAGTACCGGGGCGACCGGATGGAGTACGCGACCTACGAGGAGATCGGGCCCGGGCGGGCGGTCCACCCGGAGGACCTGATCGTCCCGCGGGAACTCGTGCAGGGGGAGAAACTCCACTGGACGCCGGGGTGGGACATCTTAAACGACGAGGAGGTCTACCTCCCGAGCAACGCCGTCTTCCACCCCTACGACTCGCTCGGTATGGCCGTGCCGTTCTTCCGGAGCGACACGAACGGGCTTGCATCCGGCAACGTCGTCGAGGAGGCGATCCTGCACGCCCTCTTTGAGGTTATCGAGCGGGACGCGCTCAGCATCGCCGAGCGGAACCGCAATCTCGGCCGCCGTCTCACGATAGAGCGCGCCTCGCCCGCCCGCGAAGTCCTCGATCGGTTCGAGGAGAACGGGATCGCGATCCACCTCTGGCTGCTCGACGGAAAGACCGGCATCCCCACCGTCGCGGCCGCCGCGGACGACACCGTCACGAAGGATCCGGCGATGCTCGTCATCGGATCGGGGACCCACCTATCCCCGGAGATCGCGGCGCTCCGGGCGCTGACCGAGGTCGCCCAGAGCCGGGGGAGTTACCTCCAGGGCGGCCGCACCGACCCCGGCCGGGAACTGGTCCTCCGGAAGGCAGGCTACGACCGGCTGAAGCGGATCAACCGGATGTGGTTTGCCGACGCGGAGACCCTCGATATCGCCGGGGTGCCCGACGCGAGCACGCCCCGGTTCGACCTCGACATCCGGCGGGTGCTCGAGGAGGTCGGGCCCCACACGGACCGGGTCTGCGTCTGCGACCTCTCGCGGACGGCGGTGCCGGTGGTGCGGGTCGTCATGCCCGGATTCGAGGTATCCTACATGGACCCCGACCGGAAGCGGTCCGCGCAGGGGTGA
- a CDS encoding DUF2098 domain-containing protein, whose protein sequence is MSTDDVSVGALVRYPRTGTTGKVVRVEEIEGRQYAEIDTTGLYYQVDELISADRTAAPTERRERSLEDYIEEHRELQEQLEKVWEKGTDQSCDGGG, encoded by the coding sequence ATGAGCACGGATGACGTGAGCGTGGGCGCACTCGTCCGGTATCCCCGCACCGGCACGACCGGGAAGGTCGTGCGGGTCGAGGAGATCGAAGGCCGGCAGTATGCCGAGATCGATACCACCGGGCTCTACTACCAGGTGGACGAGCTCATCAGCGCCGACCGCACGGCCGCGCCCACGGAGAGAAGAGAGCGCTCCCTCGAAGATTACATCGAGGAGCACAGGGAACTGCAGGAGCAGCTCGAGAAGGTCTGGGAGAAGGGGACCGACCAGAGCTGCGACGGCGGCGGCTAA
- a CDS encoding type II toxin-antitoxin system VapC family toxin: MRVLLDTNALLMPAQFGIDLYDELMALFGDFEPITLEEVIGELQGLARGRGRDAAAARVGLAMARRATVVPSESGAERVDDRVVDYARREGCVVVTNDRGLRNALLHEGIDVVSMRRARTLELLRG; this comes from the coding sequence GTGAGGGTACTCCTCGACACGAACGCCCTCCTGATGCCGGCCCAGTTCGGGATCGACCTGTACGACGAGTTGATGGCTCTCTTCGGGGATTTCGAGCCGATCACGCTCGAAGAGGTGATCGGAGAACTCCAGGGGCTGGCCCGGGGTCGCGGACGCGACGCGGCTGCCGCCCGGGTGGGCCTCGCGATGGCCCGGCGCGCGACGGTCGTGCCGAGCGAGAGTGGCGCGGAGCGCGTGGACGACCGGGTGGTCGATTACGCCCGGCGGGAGGGCTGCGTCGTGGTGACGAACGATCGCGGACTCCGGAACGCTCTCCTTCACGAGGGTATCGATGTCGTCTCGATGCGAAGAGCACGGACACTGGAACTGCTGAGGGGATAG
- a CDS encoding histone deacetylase family protein — MRTSVIYGDIFTRHDMEAHPESGARLRVALSGVPDNVRWRAPVRATEEDLERVHLPRYVRWVREMATGTCFLDLNTYVTCHSFEAASYAAGSTYAAVERALEGEHLFALVRPPGHHAEPDRAMGFCLFNNAAVAAAKALQSVDRVAILDWDLHHGNGTQKAFYGSDRVLYCSVHEENSFPKTGWIDEIGTGAGRGYTLNAPLAAGCTIADYRYLFAEVFVPAIVRFRPDVLIVSAGQDALADDEHGRMNLVPDDYGTLTGMLVDGTDLPLALTLEGGYGPSLGEGIAAIFRALRGERPVPAERPLHRGTERVVEILKKVRFY; from the coding sequence ATGCGGACTTCGGTCATCTACGGTGACATCTTCACCAGACACGATATGGAGGCTCATCCCGAGTCGGGCGCCCGGTTGCGGGTAGCCCTCTCGGGTGTCCCCGATAATGTGCGGTGGCGCGCCCCGGTCCGGGCCACCGAAGAGGACCTGGAACGGGTCCATCTTCCCCGCTACGTCCGCTGGGTCAGAGAGATGGCGACCGGGACCTGTTTTTTGGATCTGAACACCTACGTCACCTGCCACTCCTTCGAGGCAGCCTCCTACGCCGCCGGGTCGACCTATGCCGCCGTCGAGCGGGCGCTTGAGGGCGAGCACCTCTTCGCCCTGGTCCGTCCGCCGGGGCACCACGCGGAGCCCGACCGGGCGATGGGATTCTGCCTCTTCAACAACGCCGCCGTCGCGGCGGCGAAAGCATTGCAATCGGTCGACCGGGTGGCGATCCTCGACTGGGACCTCCACCACGGCAACGGGACGCAGAAGGCGTTTTACGGGAGCGACCGGGTGCTCTACTGCTCGGTGCACGAGGAGAACAGTTTCCCCAAGACCGGGTGGATCGACGAGATCGGGACCGGGGCGGGCCGGGGCTACACCCTCAACGCCCCGCTCGCGGCAGGATGCACCATCGCCGATTACCGGTATCTCTTCGCCGAGGTCTTCGTCCCGGCGATCGTCCGGTTCCGCCCCGACGTCCTGATCGTCTCCGCCGGCCAGGACGCCCTCGCCGACGACGAGCACGGGCGGATGAACCTCGTGCCCGACGACTACGGCACGCTCACCGGGATGCTGGTCGACGGCACGGACCTCCCCCTCGCGCTGACGCTCGAGGGGGGTTACGGCCCGTCGCTCGGCGAGGGGATCGCCGCTATCTTCCGGGCCCTCCGGGGGGAGCGGCCGGTCCCCGCGGAGAGGCCGCTCCACCGGGGGACGGAGCGGGTCGTCGAGATCCTGAAGAAGGTTCGGTTTTACTAA
- a CDS encoding DNA-directed RNA polymerase, translated as MYYKMTLEDKVRVPPHRLGEDLEKVILNVLQEQLEGSIAKEIGIFIAVTKILNVGEGELIPGDGAVYYDVRFEAAVLRLALQEVIEGEVVETTSFGAFISLGPIDAMLHVSQISDEYINYDEKNGRLICQDSKRHIAVGDGVRARVVALSLNEREPRESKIGLTMRQSGLGTSIWLEEELEREKSKGAT; from the coding sequence ATGTATTATAAAATGACACTGGAGGACAAGGTGCGGGTTCCGCCCCACCGCCTCGGGGAAGACCTGGAGAAGGTCATCCTCAACGTACTGCAGGAGCAACTGGAAGGGAGCATCGCAAAGGAGATCGGGATCTTCATCGCGGTGACCAAGATCCTGAACGTCGGCGAGGGAGAGTTGATCCCCGGCGACGGGGCCGTCTACTACGACGTCCGGTTCGAGGCGGCGGTGCTCCGGCTGGCGCTCCAGGAGGTCATCGAGGGCGAGGTCGTCGAGACGACGAGTTTCGGTGCGTTCATCAGCCTCGGTCCCATCGACGCCATGCTCCACGTGAGCCAGATCTCCGACGAGTACATCAACTACGACGAGAAGAACGGCAGGCTGATCTGCCAGGACTCGAAGCGCCACATCGCCGTCGGCGACGGCGTCCGTGCGAGAGTCGTCGCGCTCTCTTTGAACGAGCGCGAGCCCCGGGAGAGCAAGATCGGTCTCACGATGCGGCAGTCGGGTCTCGGCACCTCGATCTGGCTGGAAGAGGAACTCGAGCGCGAGAAGAGCAAGGGAGCGACGTAA
- a CDS encoding oligosaccharyl transferase, archaeosortase A system-associated, with protein MAHVDLEKYRPYLIIGFIVLFTVLAFWTRGLPAEGLVTADGVNLLGNDPWYNLRQVEQTVANFPGYAWFDPMTLYPSGDVVYWGPLFIQIMAALCVIVGATTRPEIMVVASWVPPLMAAAMVPVTYLLARKIADWKTGILAAGLIAVVSGNYAYRSLFGFVDHHIAETLFSTIFALAYVVALLATRDRPFSLADRSSLTVENLKAPVLASALAGVGYLLGFFNMPTMILFALIVAGFTLVQFFIDFFQDQRSDYLVLVNAVTFGVVILGTVAFGFPHPGIDLSRYTVGHVIASAALIAGTLALYGLATYLRGRPKYYFPAALAGVGLAAVVVLFVALPEIYALLVSSLFAFFGEQPITTTVQEARAWSFDSAWMTFHWGLLLAAGGIAALLWWSREKANPAHIFVVVWSLVILASTMAHVRYEYYLAANIALLAAVFAGAVLNVTWKEVTRLFGSVSSAAASNPGTTEKQEEPAKKGKKGGKAPEAKKPKASAKGQPDYLKVGAFAAVVAMTLLFAVSSLQANIALGSNSRYGGIDSQWTEALEWMGANTPDPGVDYLAILDQKTFTYPETSYGVMSWWDYGHWITFLSKRIPNNNPFQHGVAGPNGSAVYFVSTDEAAANRVLDNIGTRYIVTDIQLATGKFHAPATWADPAVGNTRFEPRFFVPASAGSTSHQVIPFYNREFYLTMISRLHNFDGSMTDPTVPVIYAEYRDASTANTSLPVITRTEQVNATEGAAAVEAYNRNAPPGSHAVLLNLYYQYRGDSILQPVERVPALQHYRLVHETPQNIYGNVGANGPDLKAVKIFEYVPGAVIKGDGIIEVPVTTNTGRTFTYRQESVNGTFVVPYATDGAGEVKTTGSYRIAGTGQTFDVSEEDILQGRTIN; from the coding sequence ATGGCTCACGTGGATCTCGAAAAGTACCGACCATACCTCATCATTGGTTTTATCGTCCTCTTCACCGTGCTCGCGTTCTGGACGCGGGGTCTCCCGGCGGAGGGACTGGTGACCGCCGACGGCGTCAATCTCCTGGGCAACGACCCCTGGTATAACCTCCGTCAGGTCGAGCAGACCGTCGCGAACTTCCCCGGCTACGCCTGGTTCGATCCGATGACGCTCTACCCGAGCGGCGACGTCGTCTACTGGGGGCCGCTCTTCATCCAGATCATGGCGGCGCTCTGCGTCATCGTCGGCGCGACGACGCGGCCGGAGATCATGGTGGTGGCATCGTGGGTCCCGCCGCTGATGGCCGCGGCGATGGTACCGGTCACCTACCTGCTCGCGAGAAAGATCGCCGACTGGAAGACCGGGATCCTCGCTGCCGGCCTGATCGCCGTTGTCAGCGGGAACTACGCCTACCGCTCCCTCTTCGGGTTCGTCGACCACCACATCGCGGAGACGCTCTTCTCGACGATCTTCGCCCTCGCCTACGTCGTCGCGCTGCTGGCCACCCGCGACCGTCCGTTCTCCCTCGCGGACCGGAGCAGCCTCACGGTCGAGAACCTGAAGGCCCCGGTGCTCGCCTCGGCGCTCGCGGGCGTCGGGTACCTCCTCGGCTTCTTCAACATGCCGACGATGATCCTCTTCGCGCTGATCGTGGCGGGGTTCACCCTGGTCCAGTTCTTCATCGACTTCTTCCAGGACCAGAGAAGCGACTACCTGGTCCTCGTAAACGCCGTCACCTTCGGCGTCGTGATCCTCGGGACCGTGGCGTTCGGCTTCCCGCACCCCGGCATCGACCTCTCCCGCTACACGGTCGGGCACGTCATCGCCTCCGCCGCCCTCATCGCAGGGACGCTCGCGCTTTACGGCCTTGCGACCTACCTCCGCGGGCGCCCGAAGTACTACTTCCCGGCCGCGCTCGCAGGGGTTGGGCTCGCCGCCGTCGTGGTGCTCTTCGTGGCCCTGCCGGAGATCTATGCCCTCCTGGTCTCGAGCCTCTTCGCCTTCTTCGGCGAGCAGCCGATCACCACGACCGTCCAGGAGGCCCGGGCCTGGTCGTTTGATTCGGCATGGATGACGTTCCACTGGGGTCTCCTTCTTGCAGCCGGCGGGATCGCCGCCCTGCTCTGGTGGAGCCGCGAGAAGGCGAACCCCGCTCACATCTTCGTCGTTGTCTGGTCGCTGGTCATCCTCGCCTCGACGATGGCGCACGTCCGCTACGAGTACTACCTCGCCGCAAACATCGCCCTGCTCGCCGCGGTCTTTGCAGGAGCGGTCCTGAACGTGACCTGGAAAGAGGTTACGCGCCTCTTCGGGTCCGTCAGTTCTGCCGCCGCCTCAAACCCCGGAACCACGGAGAAGCAGGAAGAGCCGGCAAAGAAGGGGAAGAAGGGAGGAAAGGCTCCCGAGGCTAAAAAGCCGAAGGCCTCCGCGAAAGGCCAGCCGGACTACCTGAAGGTCGGGGCCTTCGCGGCGGTCGTCGCCATGACGCTCCTCTTCGCGGTGAGCTCCCTCCAGGCGAACATCGCTCTCGGCTCCAACTCCCGCTACGGCGGGATCGACTCGCAGTGGACTGAAGCGCTCGAGTGGATGGGTGCAAACACCCCCGACCCCGGCGTCGACTACCTGGCCATCCTCGACCAGAAGACCTTCACCTACCCCGAGACCTCTTACGGTGTCATGTCCTGGTGGGACTACGGCCACTGGATCACCTTCCTCTCGAAGCGGATCCCGAACAACAACCCCTTCCAGCACGGGGTCGCCGGCCCGAACGGGTCCGCGGTCTACTTCGTCTCGACCGATGAGGCGGCCGCGAACCGGGTCCTCGACAACATCGGCACCCGTTACATCGTCACCGACATCCAGCTCGCCACCGGGAAGTTCCACGCCCCGGCGACCTGGGCCGACCCCGCCGTCGGGAACACCCGGTTCGAACCCCGGTTCTTCGTCCCCGCGAGCGCGGGCTCGACGAGCCACCAGGTGATCCCGTTCTATAACCGGGAGTTCTACCTGACGATGATCTCCCGCCTCCACAACTTCGACGGGTCCATGACCGACCCGACGGTGCCGGTGATCTACGCCGAGTACCGCGACGCAAGCACCGCAAACACCTCGCTCCCCGTCATCACGCGCACCGAGCAGGTGAACGCCACCGAGGGCGCCGCCGCGGTCGAGGCCTACAACAGGAACGCACCTCCCGGTTCCCACGCCGTGCTCTTAAACCTCTACTACCAGTACCGCGGCGACTCGATCCTCCAGCCGGTCGAGCGGGTGCCGGCGCTCCAGCACTACCGGCTCGTCCACGAGACGCCCCAGAACATCTACGGCAACGTCGGCGCGAATGGTCCCGACCTGAAGGCGGTCAAGATATTCGAGTACGTCCCGGGCGCCGTGATCAAGGGCGACGGCATCATCGAGGTGCCGGTCACGACGAACACCGGCCGGACGTTCACCTACCGGCAGGAGAGCGTGAACGGCACCTTCGTCGTCCCCTACGCGACCGACGGCGCCGGTGAGGTGAAGACGACGGGATCGTACCGGATCGCGGGCACGGGCCAGACGTTCGACGTCTCCGAAGAGGATATCCTGCAGGGACGCACCATCAACTAG
- a CDS encoding glycosyltransferase yields MRILLVSTQDYIHHPIPSRHHNIFEELAKRHEVHVPHFHVSRGKERETLLHVHEATQFAVESPFLHYTFNAPCHYRVIRDIIRDHDIDIVVGAHVLAGTAMVRAAKKAGVPVVFDLKDWFPDSAAAYYKNPGIKWLLREGVLAITRYNLDHSDVVTTVSPGLVEKLRSYGYEAELITNGVNTDLFHPMDGGTMRSALGIAPDAFVLGFAGAVERWYALDEVIRAFPAIRKEHPNAELLIVGGSLFTGYLEELRALAADLGVGREVHFTGAVDYRDLPGYVAPMDLCLIPLSPPQWVDIALPNKYFEYSACGKPILSTPIPDMLRMSGGRIAVYRDAQEFMERVDEAALGPGRAPAGVEEHSWKKKAEAFETIFARLTGKLR; encoded by the coding sequence ATGCGAATCCTGCTCGTCTCCACCCAGGACTACATCCACCACCCGATCCCCTCGAGGCACCACAACATCTTCGAGGAGCTCGCGAAGCGGCACGAGGTCCACGTCCCCCACTTCCACGTCAGCAGGGGCAAGGAGCGCGAGACCCTCCTTCACGTCCACGAGGCGACGCAATTCGCCGTCGAGAGTCCGTTCCTCCACTACACATTCAACGCGCCCTGCCACTACCGCGTCATCCGCGATATCATCCGCGACCACGATATCGATATCGTCGTCGGCGCCCACGTCCTCGCGGGGACGGCGATGGTCCGTGCGGCGAAGAAGGCCGGCGTCCCGGTGGTCTTCGACCTCAAGGACTGGTTCCCCGACTCCGCGGCCGCCTACTACAAGAACCCGGGGATTAAGTGGCTGCTCCGGGAGGGCGTCCTCGCCATCACCCGCTACAACCTCGACCACAGCGACGTCGTCACGACGGTCTCGCCGGGGCTCGTCGAGAAACTCAGGAGTTACGGCTACGAGGCGGAACTGATCACGAACGGGGTCAACACCGATCTCTTCCACCCGATGGACGGCGGGACGATGCGGTCCGCCCTCGGGATCGCCCCCGACGCCTTCGTGCTCGGCTTTGCGGGAGCGGTCGAGCGGTGGTACGCCCTCGACGAGGTGATCCGGGCGTTCCCGGCGATCCGGAAGGAGCACCCGAACGCGGAACTCCTGATCGTGGGAGGCTCGCTCTTCACCGGCTACCTCGAAGAGCTCCGGGCCCTCGCGGCAGACCTCGGCGTCGGCCGCGAGGTGCACTTCACCGGGGCCGTTGACTACCGCGACCTCCCCGGCTACGTCGCCCCGATGGACCTCTGCCTCATCCCGCTCTCCCCCCCCCAGTGGGTCGATATCGCCCTGCCGAACAAGTACTTCGAGTATTCGGCCTGCGGGAAACCGATCCTCTCCACCCCCATCCCCGATATGCTCCGGATGAGCGGCGGCCGGATCGCCGTCTACCGGGACGCGCAGGAGTTCATGGAGAGGGTCGACGAGGCGGCCCTCGGTCCGGGGCGGGCACCTGCCGGGGTGGAGGAGCACAGCTGGAAGAAGAAGGCGGAAGCCTTCGAAACGATTTTTGCCCGGCTCACAGGAAAACTCCGTTAA
- a CDS encoding translation initiation factor IF-2 subunit gamma produces the protein MRDAFIPGVNIGLVGHVDHGKTTLVSALTGTWTDRHSEEIKRGISIRLGYADATFYKCENCEGAEAYTTQAKCPACEGEAVPFRTVSFVDAPGHETLMATMLSGSALMDGAMLVIAANEVCPQPQTKEHLMALELIGIKKIVIVQNKIDVITQAEAIEHYKQIKKFIKGTIAENAPIIPVSAQKGVNIGVLIQTLDEVIPEPERNPDVDPLLLVARSFDINKPGCSWRDVKGGVVGGSLIRGVLHEGDDIEIRPGRQVQIENRTKWEPIETKITSINAGHIRVAEAAPGGLLGVGTKLDPALTKSDALAGQVAGLVGKLPPVWDRLKFDVTLMDRVVGADSEQIIEPLKHKEPLMLSVGTAVTVGVITNTKKNQVEVLLKRAVCAEVGARIAISRQVGGRWRLIGMGVLVE, from the coding sequence TTGCGAGATGCATTCATTCCCGGCGTCAATATTGGACTCGTGGGTCATGTCGATCACGGCAAGACCACGCTGGTCAGCGCGCTAACCGGCACCTGGACCGACCGGCACAGCGAGGAGATCAAGCGTGGCATCTCCATCCGGCTCGGCTACGCAGACGCGACTTTTTACAAATGCGAGAACTGCGAGGGGGCCGAGGCATACACCACGCAGGCCAAATGCCCGGCATGCGAAGGAGAAGCCGTCCCGTTCCGGACGGTCTCGTTCGTCGACGCTCCCGGCCACGAGACGCTGATGGCGACGATGCTCTCCGGTTCGGCGCTGATGGACGGGGCGATGCTCGTCATCGCCGCAAACGAGGTCTGCCCCCAGCCCCAGACCAAGGAGCATCTGATGGCGCTCGAACTCATCGGCATCAAGAAGATCGTCATCGTCCAGAACAAGATCGATGTGATCACCCAGGCCGAGGCTATCGAGCACTACAAGCAGATCAAGAAGTTCATCAAGGGCACCATCGCCGAGAACGCACCCATCATCCCGGTCTCGGCACAGAAAGGAGTCAATATCGGCGTCCTGATCCAGACCCTCGACGAGGTCATTCCGGAGCCCGAACGCAACCCGGACGTGGATCCACTGCTCCTCGTCGCACGGTCGTTCGACATCAACAAACCCGGCTGCAGCTGGCGTGACGTGAAGGGCGGCGTCGTCGGGGGCTCGCTCATCAGGGGCGTCCTGCACGAGGGCGACGACATCGAGATCCGGCCCGGCCGGCAGGTCCAGATCGAGAACCGGACGAAATGGGAGCCGATCGAGACGAAGATCACCTCCATCAACGCCGGCCACATCAGGGTGGCCGAGGCCGCTCCCGGAGGCCTCCTCGGCGTCGGGACGAAACTCGATCCCGCGCTGACGAAGAGCGACGCTCTTGCCGGGCAGGTTGCCGGACTCGTCGGGAAGCTCCCGCCGGTCTGGGACCGGCTGAAGTTCGACGTCACGCTCATGGACCGGGTGGTCGGTGCGGACAGCGAGCAGATCATCGAGCCCTTGAAGCACAAGGAGCCGCTGATGCTCTCGGTCGGCACCGCCGTCACCGTCGGCGTGATCACGAACACCAAGAAGAACCAGGTGGAGGTCCTGCTGAAGCGAGCCGTCTGCGCGGAGGTCGGGGCCCGGATAGCCATCAGCAGGCAGGTCGGCGGACGATGGCGGCTGATCGGCATGGGTGTTCTGGTCGAGTGA
- a CDS encoding DegT/DnrJ/EryC1/StrS family aminotransferase, with the protein MKREIPVARPLVGEEEVEAVSRVLRSGMLAQGSVVTEFESRFAEYCGAAHAVGVNSGTAALHAALLAAGVGPGDSVIVPAFTFFATASSVSMCGATPIFADVDSATFNIDPESVADLIRDDTRAVIGVHLFGQPFDVAAVREVCDDRDLVLIEDAAQAHGAEYGGKRAGSLADLACFSFYPTKNMTTGEGGIVTTDDDTLAERVRLLINHGQSRKYLHSAVGYNYRMTNIAAAIGLVQLGRVEGFNERRIHNARYLDRHLAGTGLVTPHVSPGVRHVYHQYVVKVPAGYPLTRDGFMSALAERGIGTAVHYPIPVNRQPVYENGKSASCPVSDDLAASVVSLPVHPAVTDEELSYICDAVRDLRAA; encoded by the coding sequence TCCCGGTCGCCCGGCCGCTCGTCGGTGAGGAGGAGGTCGAGGCCGTCAGCCGCGTGCTCCGGTCGGGGATGCTCGCCCAGGGCTCGGTCGTCACGGAGTTCGAGTCACGATTCGCGGAGTACTGCGGCGCCGCCCACGCCGTCGGCGTCAACTCGGGGACGGCCGCCCTCCACGCGGCCCTCCTCGCCGCCGGGGTCGGGCCGGGGGACTCGGTGATCGTCCCGGCGTTCACGTTCTTCGCGACGGCTTCAAGCGTCTCGATGTGCGGTGCGACGCCGATCTTTGCCGACGTCGATTCCGCGACGTTCAATATCGACCCCGAATCGGTCGCAGACCTCATCCGCGACGACACCCGGGCGGTCATCGGAGTCCACCTCTTCGGGCAGCCCTTCGACGTCGCCGCCGTCCGCGAGGTCTGCGACGACCGCGACCTCGTCCTCATCGAGGACGCGGCCCAGGCGCACGGCGCGGAGTACGGCGGGAAACGGGCCGGGAGCCTTGCCGATCTCGCCTGCTTCTCGTTCTACCCCACGAAGAACATGACCACCGGCGAAGGGGGGATCGTCACGACCGATGACGACACCCTCGCGGAGAGGGTCCGGCTCCTGATCAATCACGGCCAGAGCCGGAAGTACCTGCACTCGGCCGTCGGCTACAACTACCGGATGACGAACATCGCCGCCGCCATCGGGCTCGTGCAGCTCGGCCGGGTGGAGGGGTTCAACGAGCGCCGGATCCATAACGCCCGCTACCTCGACCGCCACCTTGCAGGGACGGGGCTCGTCACGCCCCATGTCTCGCCGGGCGTCCGGCACGTCTACCACCAGTACGTGGTGAAGGTCCCCGCCGGCTACCCGCTCACGCGGGACGGGTTCATGAGCGCCCTCGCGGAACGGGGGATCGGCACCGCCGTCCACTATCCCATCCCCGTCAACCGGCAGCCGGTCTATGAAAACGGCAAAAGCGCTTCCTGCCCGGTATCGGACGACCTCGCGGCCTCGGTCGTGAGCCTCCCCGTCCATCCTGCGGTGACCGACGAAGAACTCTCGTACATCTGCGACGCGGTCCGGGACCTCCGGGCCGCCTGA